The following are encoded in a window of Lonchura striata isolate bLonStr1 chromosome 33, bLonStr1.mat, whole genome shotgun sequence genomic DNA:
- the LOC116184477 gene encoding low affinity immunoglobulin gamma Fc region receptor III-like: protein MPCAQTTHLLVDPPWRPAVLWDRVTLTCQGSGTAGVTTWYRDGKRWGQQGRDQVTVTESGTYTCDKPGTELSHPVTVSKDRLVLQVPARALLEGDTLTLRCRGWENTELTSVYFYHEEKVLKGPSDATELSLSPLQLHHSGRYCCKGWLGSVLAQWRESEVVTVTVQTVAVNVGRTLLFLLLLLAVIGGCLWWHRRGG, encoded by the exons ATGCCAT gtgcccagaccaCCCATCTCCTCGTGGATCCCCCCTGGAGGCCGGCAGTGCTGTGGGACCGGGTGACACTgacctgccagggctcggggacCGCCGGTGTCACCACCTGGTACAGGGACGGGAAgcgatggggacagcagggacgaGACCAAGTCACTGTCACCGAGAGTGGCACCTACACGTGTGACAAACCCGGCACCGAGCTCAGCCACCCCGTGACGGTGTCAAAGG ACCggctggtgctgcaggtgccGGCGCGGGCGCTGCTGGAGGGGGACACGCTGACACtgcgctgccggggctgggagAACACAGAGCTCACAAGTGTGTACTTCTACCATGAAGAGAAGGTTCTGAAGGGCCCCAGTGATGCGACcgagctgtccctgtcccctctgcagctgcaccaCAGTGGCCGCTACTGCTGCAAGGGctggctgggctctgtcctGGCACAGTGGAGGGAGTCAGaggtggtgacagtgacagtgcaGA cagtggctgtgaATGTCGGCAGGaccctcctgttcctgctcctgctcctggctgtcaTCGGGGGCTGTCTCTGGTGGCACCGCCGGGGTGGGTGA